ttttttgaACCCATCTAATGTTAGAGTATAAAAGCTATGCTCTGCATTCTTAATTATAGTCTGTATGACTCACAACATGTCTTTGGTAATGATACTCGCTCATAGCTATTAGTCATATTTGTATTTGATGGCTGACTTTAATCTAGCAGTCAGCTGTCAAGGCTTTGACAAAAGTGTATTGTTGCCTTTCTGATACCTTGTCTTTTGGATACACAGACCTTAATCAGCACGTTTACAAGATAGCTGTAGTCTGAGATTATCCAGTATTTAAAAAAGACAAGACTCTTGGTGATGGGCTGGATGCATTGATTTAGTCTCGGTTTTGGAATTGGCCCATTTTATGGCTGTTTTATTTATGTAGGCTTTTTCTTTTGGAAAGCAAAACAAGTGTTTAAGGTTTATGGTAAATTAGTGTCTTGTACAAAACTCTTCAATATTTAACAATGGCAACTAAAATAAGCTGACAAAAACCTAGCAAGTACTTGTTGGCCCAACACTTTCTCTGCCTCATTGTTTACATTGACCTGTCATTAGCAAATCACATTAGACCAACGTATTGTTGGTAAGTAGGTctacgttggcctgacgttgggtATATGTTTGTTGTCAACTGCTtttagagagagattctccttaGAGGTACTTCTCTTGTAGCTTCCAAAAAACTTAGGGGTCCAACATTTTAGCTACATCAATAATATCTCTGTTATCTGGGCCAAGCGTCAAGTCCCTGTTGGCCCTATGAAGACCATAAACACCAAGAGGGTTATAGCTCTGTGGTTACAGGCAGAGAGCTTTTTAAGGTGACATGAAATGGTGATTAGCTCTAGCTTATGCCTTGATTTACAACTCTGCATTAATAACATTCatatctgttttattttaattagtttatttttctattttaaagtAATTGCAATATTGCAATCATTAATTTGTACTTTTCTCCTAATAGTTCGGTTCTTGCTGTATTTTTGGGTATTAAACACACAACATACAGAAGACAGTTTTACTTTGTTGATTGCGGTACCACATCGTTTCCAAAGACGGACAAACCAGTCTGTCTGTGCACGTTTCTGACAAAATAGAATGATCTGAATCTGTTCTCAGAATCATACTAAATATTATTTGTTGCTGAATAATAGTTTGACACCTACTTTTGTGAGCAGTGAATGTATTTATGCCACTTTTGCCAGAAAACTTCTGTTTTGAGGACTTTTGTAGCTACAGGTTTGTGTTTAGTACTTGTCCTCTGTGAATTTGATTAAGATTTCTGTGTTGAGATTCCCACAAGTGTTTTCTGTTTCAGTCATTTCTTTTGGGACGTGGCATTTAGACTGTTAGCATTAGACAGTGTTCATGATAGAATTTGCAATGTGATGTTGACTTAATGTCTAAATGACAGTTTTCCCTTCCTTGTTATTTTCTCCCTATTTTTACTCCCTTTCCCCTCCCTGCCTCCCTAAACTACACTCTCACTCTGTTCAGCTCGTTTGACGTTGATAAGGAACCGGAAGGTTCCACAGAATCTACTCAACCAACATGAGTGAACCAACAGAAACCACCGTTGTCCCTCCAGTTGTCCCATCAGGTGTCTTAAAACTTTCTAATACACTACTCTTCTGTTCACTGTGTTGTCTGTTTGTGCTGTTTGTGGGTGTGGGGGTCAGGTTTAAGTGATGCACAGTAAATTTGGCACTGCATTTGTAGATCGCTTTTGATTAAACATTCCAAGCTATGGCTCATGAATTTAATGTATGTTGGGCTTCAAAGAAATGTTTTATGCACCATttacatgttaaaaaaacatattttaaacccaATTTCTTAGAACCATTCATATTTCAATATACTTACATTACACATGTTGACACATTTCAAATATTTAACTAACTATTTCGATTTAGGATGTGCCAATATATGATGTGTAATGATTGTATGATTGATTAatataatgaaagctgaaagTATTATACCAAGTAAAACAGGTTCCCTGATACCAGAAAAATGTTTTGTCTAAATGCTAATTAacaaataattgtataatatTGCTCAGAAACATACCAAATTTAGCAGTTTAGcattttctctcctgaaaatgttatttaattattacCTGAAGTAGTAAGTTGACTCACCAACTCTGAACCTAAAACCTGGTTCTATTCAGTCGTTTTATCTCACTGGTTATGCATCTCTGTTGTGATTGCTGTGTTGCTGGTAGGTGGTGGAAAAGGGGCTGAGCACTGGATTTCTAATGGAACTATGTTGTCAAGAAGGTTTAAACATGAGCTAAAAAAAGAAATTTTAGAATATTGCATTGTTCCATAATGTGCTTGTGCTTACTTGGACTGATTTGATTTGTGCTTTACCACCACAACAGAAAGATAAAATAGTATGGCATTTTATGGGGCTTCATTCTTAATGTTTGTAGCTGTTTTGTCTTTCATGTAATATTTGAGAGAATgtagaaaatattatttttaatcttcTGCACCTTTGCTTTGTGAAAATCTGTGTTTACATGTGTGTTCGTTTCAGAATAGAAAGAAAATTGCGTACAGTTTTAAAACTGAAATGTTACAACAGCGTCATCATGTACCAAATTCTGATTACACACATTAGTCATATGATGGAGAGGGGCATAAGGTTATAATAGATGTGCTGTTCTTATCACTTGTTGCCGGACAGGTTTAGAAAATGagttttgttgttttgctgttataCTGGGGCTTCAAATTCACACTGAAGATTTGCTGTGAACTGTAATGAAAAAGAAGAATTTAATCTAACCCTGCTCAGCAACACTCCATAAAGAGCTGTTTATTTCCTGCTGTTGAGGTTTAAATTGCACATCAGTACACTCCTCACATACTTGTGAAGGAGAAAACCCTCTGTGAATAAATACAATTGTTTAAAGTAGAGCTTTTTGATTAGCAGTAAGTCTTGCTTACTCACATAATCAGCTGAATAGGCTAATTTATCTTAATGCTGATAATCTAGACTGTAATTCGAAGCTGAATTGCCAGAACGGATGTTTTTTGTAGTTTACACTTTTTTGCATGGATAGTGCATCTGTTTTGCACCACTTTTACCTCTTGTTTGAACAAAGTGAAAATCATACATTTGCTTCTGCTGAGGTCAGAAAGGCTGCAAGTTATTTctgttattattttactgcacttttATCTTGTGATGCCCTGAATAGCAAGTGTACTAAAGTTGTGAGCTTTTAAGATAACAAAAAATAGATCACAAGAGAATAAACTCCTGACCTTTCTAAGATTCCGTAAATGTGATAATTTAGGCACGCTGTTTATACAAATTATTGTTAAAGTTAATTTTGTAGATcatttagtgaaaaaaaaaaaaaaaagccagaatgTTGACAAGACATGTTTTGGCTGAGtgaattctgtattttttatactaTACGGCACATTTTAAATTACTAACAATGGCAGAGCTCCTTTTAATCCATTGCATCTAATGTATGAAATTTAGCACTCcacttgtaaggagcagtaaagccactgctcTAAATTTCAGTGTTAttcaagagtttcagtttagtcctTCAGCACCAGTAGctggattagcattagcttctattTCACCGTTCAAAGGAGAGTATTAGCGGCCTGTAGCCTGCCCCTAACCctactggagtagcattagcattacccgctaactgctatttccctgttcagaggggagtattgtcggcatgtagcctgctcctaacccctactagcactgctggagctgttagcggctaatgctccaGACTAGTGCAAAAGAAATGTGATAATCTAAGCTTAGGGTATATAAATGGatgtgctttactcacacaaataaacagttttcagtttatttaatctgtgtagattaacatccagcggtcgtttgacttcaaaagaaagtcttttttttattacagttttgtttgcttagcttagcttagctttacttaacttggttAGCTACCCCTTCCCActaccacccagtggtgagacctgctgaattagacgtTCCTCATATTGTCTTTTAAAAtgttccttataatccagtgcgccttgtgtatgtgTTAAATCTTGTAGATTTAAATGCTTTTCATTTAAACTCTGATTCTGGAATTTCCAAATTCTGAGTAGGAAATTTAAACTGGAAGTTGGGTGAGCCTCTCCAACTCCTCCAACTTCCAGTTTAAAATTCGAATCCAAAATGGCTTCACGAACAGTTGTAATGTGAAGCAATGGATTTGCCATAAAATTCTATTTATTAATTACATAGTTCTATAAAAGTGAACGTTTGAACTGGAATGCAGTCAACAGTGGTCAGAAGGCGTTCCTAGCTTTAATATCTGAGGTAAACGGAACGCAAAGTTATTTGGCCTGTTGAAGCAGGGAAATCAGCAAAGCTTCTAGAGTTCGGTTCCCATGCCCACCCCTGCTTTAAATTTACAATATGCAATGGACACTTATGTATTTTGTTACTtgctttaaagatttttttcgtTTAAAAGTACTTTCAAAGGaaagattattttgggtcctacaTTTTTGAATGTGTGAATAAGTAACATGAAAGTAAACACGAGTTAAATTGTTTGCATcttatcattaaaaatatttagaattgaaAACTTAATTTTGTAACCCCTGTTCTCTTTCTAGAACCCTCCCCTCCACCGGACGCCAAGCTGGAGGCTGCAGGAGGAAAGAAACAGACCaagaagaaggtggaggaggtggtagaagaggaagaagaagaatatgTGGTGGAGAAAGTGCTGGACCGGCGGGTGGTGAAGGGCAGGACTGAGTTCTTACTCAAATGGAAGGGCTTCACAGAGTACGTGCAGTAGAAGCTTGCTAATGTCATATTTCTATAGACCTTGTTCTTGTTCCAGTTTGACTTCAGCACTGGCATTCTGCAAAACcagtacatttttaaaagcacaggTTGTAGTTTGCTATGTACATGATATAGCCACGTCATGCTATGTAGTTGTTTATTGTTTCTGGTGTGAACTAATGCTGTGAGATATGACCTTAAATTAGTATCCTGATTTAATTTaaggttttaaattaatttatttgaaattaaggtatttagcatcacttatcatgcttatatttatttatgtatgtatgtaattgtATAAACAGATCTTTAAAAAGCACAGATTTTGATCTTGTTCTTGAAATCTATGCTGGTTCTAATCTCCTAAGcacatgtttttaaaaagtgctgAGTTAAGGGTTGATTTTATGTGAATTATCAttcaccatttttttattttttatactttttacttatttttccattttctccccaatttacatagccaattacccaacccactcattaggactccccctatcactagtaatgccccagcacaccaggagggtgaagactagcacatgcttcctctgatacatgtgaagtcagccactgcttatttcgaactgctgctgatgcagcattaccgagtagccagcgcgcttggaggagagcgcagcaactctgttccggtacatcagctcacagatgccctgtgctgtggacatcaccccccctttttttatatatatatatatatataatttttccccattttctcccaattttggatatccaattgtcccacccctttgtgcgtccccatcaccggtgacgcccgtgaccctggGAGGGAgcgcacgcctcctccgacacaggtgaagtcaatcacccctttttttgagctgctgcggatgaatcattgcctgagcagccagcgcgctcggaggaaagcacagcagccaggttccgataaatcagctcacagatgcctcgtgccgcccagcaccaccttaagtgtgatgggaagagagcgccatctacccaccccagagggagcagagccaattttgctccctctaagcaccgtcagctgatggcaaagctgcatgagcgggggttcgaacctgcgacctccgcttatagtggcagcgcattagaccgctggatcactcAGCGCCCTGACATCACCCTTTTAATGGTGTGGGGACTTAAACTTTCTGTTTAATTCACTGCTTTCTTCTCATTGTTGTCTGTATTGTTATTATTCATGGCTGCTGCTAAACCACAGGTATGTGTTTTTCATAGACACTGAATGatgtcaaataattttttttttttttgtattgatcaGCGAAGACAACACATGGGAGCCCGAGGATAATCTTGACTGCCCGGACCTGATCGCAGAGTTCATGCAAAACTATAAGAAGCCTAGAGAGGGTGAGAAGAAAGATGGCAAAAGAAAAGGCGAGTCAGACAATGATACAGGAGCTGAGGACAGACCTAAGAAGAGACGAGAGGAGGTAGGACTTTATGTGCTTTGCTTTTGTAATTGCTTTTGACTGTTTAAATTATTGAATAGGTTTATATCTCTTATATCTCTTTGATTCGAGGAACTTCATCTGAGGGGTTTCTGCTGCTCACTAAAGTAATAATATCTTGAATTAAGAAAAGTGATGCTTTAATTACAGTTAAAGTGCTTAGCTGACACTTAATGGATAGGAGTCTAAATTCAGACTGCAGGTTTGAgagttgatgtttttttttttttttttctctcagcagGAGAAGCCCAGAGGCTTTGCCCGCGGCTTGGATCCTGAGCGCATTATTGGAGCCACAGATTCCAGTGGAGAGCTAATGTTCCTCATGAAGTGGTGAGTGGAAATGTGTTTTTGCTTAAATAGATCACCTGTGGGGCACCCCAGGTCGTTTTTCTTctaccttttttcttcttttacctTATCCTGAGCTGGATATTCAAGGGCATTGCTGattttatagatttatattttaGTGAATTTACTGGTTCCCCAAAAGTTGAGAcactatgtaaaatattaaataatatgcaACAGTTTGATTAATCTAATGGGCCATATCATACTCACAATGCAACAAAGTGGTTGACATTGTcctgtcccaacatttttcgaattgTGTTCCTACAAtcaataaaacttttttaaaaaaataattgattttcAGTTATGCTTCTTTAATTTGTATTTGTGAAATCTCATGCTTAGTCTTTATTTTTGAGTACAGATTTTGTGAACAAACCCTTTCCAAGGAATGCATTAAGCTACAGCTACCCTGTTGTGAAGTgctgccaatacaataggactaTATAGAGCAGATAGCCATGAACAAATGCCCCGTAACCAATGCCTGGTgtgggatagaggggtataaagacccccagcattgagctttgGAATTATCTATTCCATTAGCAAATGCAACAGACTATAACTAGCAGAAGGTGTTACACTAGCAGATAGTCATACTGAATTAAGTTACTAAAAACCTTTGTGCCACTTTCTCAGCATtgttcacattttcattttattgtaacGGAACaaatctttgtttgtttgttttttttttaagtagaagtAATTAATTTGGTACACTAAGTCcagccttttttttctctccctgcaGGAAAAACTCAGATGAAGCAGATCTTGTGCCAGCAAAGGAAGCCAACGTGAAGTGCCCACAAGTAGTTATTTCTTTCTACGAGGAACGACTAACATGGCACTCATACCCCACTGATGAAGAGGAGAAGAAAGACGACAAGAACTAACCCAGAAGGAAAAAGGTCGGAGGGTTGGGGAGGGAACGGGTGGTGCTGGAGAAAACATGGAAGTTCTAACAACAAGGTTGAAGAAGCGGGCAGCAAAAACTCATTTCTAACTTTTTTGCCATAAACCTTGGACAATTGATGCCGTGTAAAACACCCAAGCATGTAGAGGCGGAGTCATCGGCAGGATATTTACAAGTCGTAAAGATTTTAGGAGGATGAAGTGGGTGTTTGTCTGTATAATAATCGCTTCTCAttcagtttccttttttttttatttgctggaTTATGGGAAATCTAGTCTGACAAGCTGCTTGTAATACTACAcaatccagtcagaatattatgaccacctattGTTTCTACACATATAGGACCCTTCTGTTTCAGTGAACAGTTTATTATCTTCCTTTTACCaagttcttcaatgatcaggaccttTTAGTACCACCACAGATGAGGTATTTATTTGGTTGaaggtcattctcagcactgcattgatctgacacagcagtgctgctggagtttttaaagacATCAGTGTCAGTACTGGATTAAGAATAGTCCTTCAACCAGAAATATCCTGTGGGCAGCCTCCTGTGACCATTCATGGTAGATTAGAGGATGACCAGGACAAACAAAGTAATTTAAagcaggataataaagtatgtgaaaaacagaaatactagtctgtaattatagaactgaaGTTTTCATCTCAGTTGAGCTGACAAAATTCACAATATGGTGTAGAAAAAAGAAGTAAAGTCCTAATATGCTGACTGGACTGTATACATTGGTAATGCTAAGCTGTTTATGCCACTCGAGTGGACTGTCTTCATTGTAAGTGTTTTTACCTTGATATAAAAATTAAACACATTCTCTTAGTTAATGTGAGGGCCACTATACATAATGTTCATCCATACACCTACATATATTTTTGACTCTCTCTTCAGCTGTTCAGTACTGTTttatgtgtacagtgtgtgttggtATTTTAAGACAGGATTCCCACTGGATATTTGGATATTTTCGTACATTATGAAATACAGACTCCTAAtccttcctttaaaaaaaaaaaaaaaaaagaagaaagataaAATCATACTGTGTTGAGGTGTAAAGATGTATAGACGCAGCTGAGTAATCATTCTAAGAGCGTCTGAAGCTCTAAGCCAAGCCTTTATAGCATCAAATATCACAGCACTAGTAGCACAGTGGCTGATCTAGATGTCCCAGCTGACTGAGGTCAGGTCTTTTTGTTTTGAGAGACAGCAGTGTGTATAGTAAGCTGCAGTgtacttttctttactttatatttttttgttttctacttGGTTGTAAGTAATGTCttgctttcttttcctcctttctcTATCTACATTGTGAGTAAATCAGTCTGTGTTGTTGTCTTCACAAAGTTCTATATGAATTTAACCACTGAGAAGTGAATGACTGTTTTAAAGATTCCCCCCAAGTCCCTGTCTTGGTAAGCATCAATATTTCCAGTTCATTTTCAGTTCTGTGCTGTTGGTGCAATTTGTTTGAGTAAGAATCTCTTCGCTGCATTTCATAGTACAAAAGGCTGCTAGTTAGTGATGTACGGGAATACATTTTGGTCAAAACCgaacaaaactaaacatttaaaaactaaacAAGGCTGAATgtggaacacttttttttttttttttttttttttaaatacatttcccactttttttttttgtcttgctgtaaaaaaaaacaacctttatcTTAACCTTGTTTTTCACAGTATATTCCAGTGAATTTACTTAACAGTGCAATtccagtcataaatttacctcagtagtgctattctaatgataaGTGTACCTCGGTAGTGCTACAAATTATATTTAAGTGAGATTTACAAAACATAAGGTTACTATCCTAGTTCTAATCATTCACCTGGTAAACCTGTAGCCCATTTTTGCCCAAATACGTTTGGTAGCCGAGTATTTGGTGCATACCTACTGCTGGTCATGCAAGCATATAGTTACATTTTAAACAGGATATAGATAAGAATTgacaattctgattttttttagctttcactCAGCTTTTGAAATCTACTTGTCCGGTAATCGTATCCTGTTTTCTTTGGGCAGTCTAATGGGCAGCAGAAGGAGATTTTGCACCtatttgtatcatttttattttagactaccgtatttttcggactataaggcgcaccgtattataagacgcactatcaaagaacgcctattttctgctatttttccatacatagggcgcatcgcattataaggcgcgttaagtgacactagaaagggtgcctatatcaaagtgaa
The sequence above is drawn from the Astyanax mexicanus isolate ESR-SI-001 chromosome 19, AstMex3_surface, whole genome shotgun sequence genome and encodes:
- the cbx1a gene encoding chromobox protein homolog 1a isoform X2, giving the protein MSEPTETTVVPPVVPSEPSPPPDAKLEAAGGKKQTKKKVEEVVEEEEEEYVVEKVLDRRVVKGRTEFLLKWKGFTDEDNTWEPEDNLDCPDLIAEFMQNYKKPREGEKKDGKRKGESDNDTGAEDRPKKRREEEKPRGFARGLDPERIIGATDSSGELMFLMKWKNSDEADLVPAKEANVKCPQVVISFYEERLTWHSYPTDEEEKKDDKN
- the cbx1a gene encoding chromobox protein homolog 1a isoform X1 → MSEPTETTVVPPVVPSEPSPPPDAKLEAAGGKKQTKKKVEEVVEEEEEEYVVEKVLDRRVVKGRTEFLLKWKGFTDEDNTWEPEDNLDCPDLIAEFMQNYKKPREGEKKDGKRKGESDNDTGAEDRPKKRREEQEKPRGFARGLDPERIIGATDSSGELMFLMKWKNSDEADLVPAKEANVKCPQVVISFYEERLTWHSYPTDEEEKKDDKN